The Desulfoscipio gibsoniae DSM 7213 genome contains a region encoding:
- a CDS encoding phenylacetate--CoA ligase family protein, protein MYWNPEYETMSRDELADLQLKRLKASVERTYNSVPFYQKTFKEKGVTPGDIRSLDDLRKLPFTIKYDLRDNYPFGLFAVPQDQVVRLHASSGTTGKPIVVGYTQNDINTWSNLMARALVMAGGTKNDVVQVGYGYGLFTGGLGAHYGVERLGATVVPASGGNTSRQLMLMQDFGTTMLACTPSYALYLAEEGANQGMDFSKIPLRAGIFGAEPWSERMREQLEQKLDIIALDIYGLSEVMGPGVAMECQDKHGMHIHEDHFIAEVIDPETEEPLPYGQPGELVITSLTKEAFPVIRYRTRDITILNPEPCPCGRTHVRMQRVTGRSDDMLIIRGVNVFPSQIESVLLEFGETEPHYLLVVDRKGNVDDLEIWVELSSTMFNDKVRLLENLERRLYSRINSVLGINARIKLVEPRTIPRSEGKAKRVVDRREI, encoded by the coding sequence ATGTACTGGAATCCTGAATACGAAACCATGTCCCGCGATGAATTGGCCGATCTGCAGCTCAAAAGACTAAAGGCTTCCGTGGAGAGAACTTACAATAGTGTGCCTTTTTACCAAAAGACCTTTAAGGAAAAGGGCGTAACTCCCGGGGATATTCGGTCCCTGGATGATTTGCGCAAACTGCCTTTTACCATAAAGTATGATTTAAGGGATAACTACCCCTTTGGTCTTTTTGCCGTACCCCAGGATCAAGTGGTGCGGCTGCACGCGTCATCGGGTACGACAGGCAAACCAATTGTAGTGGGCTACACTCAAAATGATATTAATACCTGGTCGAATCTGATGGCCAGGGCGCTGGTGATGGCCGGGGGTACCAAAAATGATGTGGTGCAGGTTGGCTATGGCTACGGCCTATTTACCGGCGGGCTGGGCGCCCATTACGGCGTCGAGCGGTTGGGGGCTACGGTGGTACCGGCTTCAGGCGGTAACACCAGCAGGCAGCTCATGTTAATGCAGGACTTTGGCACCACGATGTTAGCCTGCACACCTTCTTATGCTTTGTACCTTGCCGAAGAAGGCGCCAACCAGGGGATGGACTTCTCCAAAATACCTTTAAGAGCGGGGATTTTTGGGGCTGAGCCTTGGTCGGAACGTATGAGGGAGCAGCTGGAGCAAAAGCTGGATATTATCGCGCTGGATATATACGGTCTCAGTGAAGTGATGGGACCCGGGGTGGCCATGGAGTGCCAGGATAAACATGGTATGCATATTCATGAAGATCACTTCATTGCAGAAGTTATTGACCCTGAGACGGAGGAACCGCTTCCCTATGGCCAGCCAGGGGAACTGGTGATTACTTCATTAACCAAGGAAGCTTTCCCTGTGATACGCTACAGAACCAGGGATATAACCATTCTTAATCCGGAACCCTGTCCATGCGGGCGCACCCATGTACGTATGCAGCGGGTAACCGGCCGCAGTGATGACATGTTGATTATCAGGGGAGTCAATGTATTCCCATCCCAAATTGAAAGCGTGCTATTGGAATTCGGGGAAACCGAGCCCCATTACCTGCTGGTTGTGGACCGCAAAGGCAACGTTGATGACCTGGAAATCTGGGTGGAGCTTTCGTCCACGATGTTTAACGATAAGGTACGCCTGTTGGAAAATTTGGAGCGCAGGCTCTATTCGCGAATTAACAGTGTGCTGGGTATCAACGCGCGCATCAAGCTGGTGGAACCGCGTACCATCCCGCGCAGCGAAGGTAAAGCCAAGCGGGTTGTGGACAGGCGGGAGATTTAG